From a region of the Bradyrhizobium sp. KBS0727 genome:
- a CDS encoding LysR family transcriptional regulator, translating into MDLRRLNHVVALADTLHFARAAEAAHLSQPAFSRSIQAIESNLGIRLFDRDVGDVRPTPAGKFVIERARKLLFEARCLQRDVDLYRDSQLGDTPFGVGPLLTATLMPRALVALRRQHPQLALRMEVGNWVQLLESLRTENIEFFAADVRDMPRDAALDIQLIGGQPANLYVRAGHPLAGREHTLQEVWSYGLAVPKLLSPSKVELAALLGLPEGQEATIALECDNYGMLKTVALTTDAVLGATNAAVREELESGTLVRLVVHGWLSPPSTTGIVRLRGRTSSPAAKAAIAAIVRAAGEINV; encoded by the coding sequence ATGGATCTGCGCCGCCTGAACCACGTCGTCGCCCTTGCCGACACTCTGCACTTCGCCCGCGCCGCCGAAGCCGCCCACCTGAGCCAGCCGGCCTTCAGCCGAAGCATCCAGGCCATCGAGAGCAACCTGGGTATCCGCCTGTTCGACCGCGACGTTGGTGATGTCCGCCCCACCCCGGCCGGCAAATTCGTCATCGAGAGGGCCCGCAAGCTGCTGTTCGAGGCACGTTGCCTGCAGCGCGACGTGGATCTTTACCGCGACAGCCAGCTCGGCGACACGCCCTTCGGTGTCGGACCGCTGCTGACGGCCACCTTGATGCCACGCGCGCTTGTGGCGCTGCGCCGCCAGCACCCGCAGTTGGCGCTGCGCATGGAGGTCGGCAACTGGGTGCAGTTGCTGGAGAGCCTGCGTACCGAGAACATCGAGTTCTTTGCCGCCGATGTGCGCGACATGCCCAGGGATGCCGCGCTGGACATCCAGCTGATCGGGGGGCAGCCGGCCAACCTCTATGTGCGGGCAGGCCATCCGCTAGCCGGGCGCGAGCACACGCTGCAGGAAGTCTGGTCGTACGGTCTCGCGGTACCGAAGCTGCTGAGCCCCTCAAAGGTGGAACTGGCCGCCCTGCTGGGCCTGCCTGAGGGCCAGGAGGCCACCATTGCGCTCGAGTGCGACAACTATGGCATGCTCAAGACGGTCGCGCTCACCACGGATGCCGTTCTGGGTGCGACGAACGCGGCGGTACGGGAGGAGCTGGAATCCGGCACGCTCGTCCGACTTGTCGTGCACGGCTGGCTGTCGCCGCCGTCGACCACGGGCATTGTGCGTTTGCGAGGGAGAACCTCGTCGCCGGCAGCCAAGGCAGCCATTGCAGCGATTGTGCGGGCCGCGGGCGAGATCAACGTGTAG